One window of Opisthocomus hoazin isolate bOpiHoa1 chromosome 15, bOpiHoa1.hap1, whole genome shotgun sequence genomic DNA carries:
- the LOC142363230 gene encoding hexosaminidase D-like isoform X2 — translation MAVQRSHRLNLLCLLVLLVVALAGVRFLLRDSFTLELHKHVSKDSGFWGDTGDAGRATGPQSQALELSAAKITAPRQERGQQVPRDVSATEMRLVHLDLKGAAPRVSYLAQVFPLLSQLGANGVLIEYEDMFPFRGELEILKSPYAYSEEDVERIQQLAELHKLEVVPLVQTFGHVEFILKHEKFQHLREVERFPNSFNPHVPGTLALLKSILSQVIEKHQRSTWIHIGADEVFHLGEGMDSKNWMSRNKGDTGTMYLKHVKEVLGFIATRYRGLRALMWDDMLRRISAGALRESGIAKHVSPVVWFYAPDFEAEQIGPFLAKYAAGGFEAVWFAGAFKGTTGPAQSWPPLRHHLQNQLRWLEVMQALPRLAPLRCQGIVLTGWQRYDHYSVLCELLPVGIPSLAVCLQTLVHGGFTEEAKRKVLDTLGFQSMQLEQSTCEGRGAFPGVEIYRKVEQVRGHLRESILEALEEDSAVKGWFSPYHRKRQFGNPRNMERFGSKVLKLHEDWESFVRDLRAHLERVYFPDAVEEWMEENVNPYLDQLRDLVRDYRAIIRLNARPKVTLGL, via the exons ATGGCCGTCCAGCGGAGCCACCGGCTGAACCTGCTGTGCCTCCTCGTGCTGCTGGTTGTGGCCTTGGCCGGCGTCAGGTTCCTCCTCCGTGACAG ctTCACCCTGGAGCTGCACAAGCACGTCAGCAAGGACAGCGGGTTCTGGGGGGACACAGGTGACGCTGGCCGGGCCACCGGCCCCCAGAGCCAGGCGCTGGAGCTCTCTGCGGCGAAGATAACGGCCCCGAGGCaagagcgtgggcagcaggtccccaGGGACGTCAGTGCCACCGAGATGCGGCTGGTCCACCTGGACCTCAAGGGAGCTGCACCCAGGGTCTCCTACCTGGCACAG GTGTTCCCCCTCCTGTCCCAGCTGGGAGCCAACGGCGTCCTCATCGAGTACGAGGACATGTTCCCCTTCAGGGGGGAGCTGGAAATCCTCAAGTCCCCGTACGCCTACAG CGAGGAGGACGTCGAGCGGATCCAGCAGCTGGCGGAGCTCCACAAGCTGGAGGTGGTTCCCCTGGTGCAGACCTTTGGGCACGTGGAG TTCATCCTCAAGCACGAGAAGTTCCAGCACCTGCGGGAGGTCGAGCGCTTCCCCAACAGCTTCAACCCCCACGTCCCCGGCACCCTGGCCCTGCTCAAGAGCATCTTGTCGCAGGTGATCGAGAAGCACCAGCGCTCCACCTGGATCCACATCGGCGCGGATGAG GTCTTCCATCTCGGGGAGGGGATGGACTCCAAGAACTGGATGAGCCGCAACAAGGGTGACACGGGGACGATGTACCTGAAGCACGTCAAGGAGGTGCTGGGCTTCATCGCCACGCGGTACAGGGGGCTGCGGGCGCTCATGTGGGACGACATGCTGAGGAGGATCAGCGCGGGAGCCCTGCGGG aGTCCGGCATAGCCAAGCACGTCTCGCCCGTGGTGTGGTTCTACGCGCCCGACTTCGAGGCGGAGCAGATCG GGCCGTTCCTCGCCAAGTACGCGGCGGGCGGCTTCGAGGCGGTGTGGTTCGCCGGCGCCTTCAAGGGCACGACGGGCCCGGCACAGAGCTGGCCCCCCCTCCGCCACCACCTGCAGAACCAGCTCCGCTGGCTGGAGGTGATGCAGGCGCTGCCGCGCCTGGCCCCGCTGCGCTGCCAGGGCATCGTCCTCACCGGCTGGCAGAG gTACGATCACTACTCGGTGCTCTGCGAGCTGCTGCCCGTCGGCATCCCCTCGCTGGCCGTCTGCCTGCAGACCCTGGTGCACG gggGCTTCACGGAAGAGGCGAAGAGGAAGGTGCTGGACACACTGGGCTTCCAGAGcatgcagctggagcagagcacgTG CGAGGGCAGGGGAGCGTTCCCCGGCGTGGAGATCTACCGCAAGGTCGAGCAGGTCCGTGGCCACCTGCGGGAGAGCATCCTCGAGGCCCTGGAAGAGGACAG CGCCGTCAAGGGCTGGTTCAGCCCCTACCACCGCAAGCGCCAGTTCGGCAACCCCCGCAACATGGAGCGCTTCGGCAGCAAGGTGCTGAA gctccacgAGGACTGGGAGAGCTTCGTCCGCGACCTGCGTGCCCACCTGGAGAGGGTCTACTTCCCCGACGCGGTGGAGGAGTGGATGGAGGAGAACGTCAACCCCTACCTGGACCAGCTGCGGGACCTGGTGCGGGACTACCGGGCCATCATCCGCCTCAACGCCAGGCCCAAGGTGACACTggggctgtga
- the LOC142363230 gene encoding hexosaminidase D-like isoform X1, translating to MAVQRSHRLNLLCLLVLLVVALAGVRFLLRDSFTLELHKHVSKDSGFWGDTGDAGRATGPQSQALELSAAKITAPRQERGQQVPRDVSATEMRLVHLDLKGAAPRVSYLAQVFPLLSQLGANGVLIEYEDMFPFRGELEILKSPYAYSEEDVERIQQLAELHKLEVVPLVQTFGHVEFILKHEKFQHLREVERFPNSFNPHVPGTLALLKSILSQVIEKHQRSTWIHIGADEVFHLGEGMDSKNWMSRNKGDTGTMYLKHVKEVLGFIATRYRGLRALMWDDMLRRISAGALRESGIAKHVSPVVWFYAPDFEAEQIGPFLAKYAAGGFEAVWFAGAFKGTTGPAQSWPPLRHHLQNQLRWLEVMQALPRLAPLRCQGIVLTGWQRYDHYSVLCELLPVGIPSLAVCLQTLVHGGFTEEAKRKVLDTLGFQSMQLEQSTCEGRGAFPGVEIYRKVEQVRGHLRESILEALEEDRWSPRPPLPSCLPSAVKGWFSPYHRKRQFGNPRNMERFGSKVLKLHEDWESFVRDLRAHLERVYFPDAVEEWMEENVNPYLDQLRDLVRDYRAIIRLNARPKVTLGL from the exons ATGGCCGTCCAGCGGAGCCACCGGCTGAACCTGCTGTGCCTCCTCGTGCTGCTGGTTGTGGCCTTGGCCGGCGTCAGGTTCCTCCTCCGTGACAG ctTCACCCTGGAGCTGCACAAGCACGTCAGCAAGGACAGCGGGTTCTGGGGGGACACAGGTGACGCTGGCCGGGCCACCGGCCCCCAGAGCCAGGCGCTGGAGCTCTCTGCGGCGAAGATAACGGCCCCGAGGCaagagcgtgggcagcaggtccccaGGGACGTCAGTGCCACCGAGATGCGGCTGGTCCACCTGGACCTCAAGGGAGCTGCACCCAGGGTCTCCTACCTGGCACAG GTGTTCCCCCTCCTGTCCCAGCTGGGAGCCAACGGCGTCCTCATCGAGTACGAGGACATGTTCCCCTTCAGGGGGGAGCTGGAAATCCTCAAGTCCCCGTACGCCTACAG CGAGGAGGACGTCGAGCGGATCCAGCAGCTGGCGGAGCTCCACAAGCTGGAGGTGGTTCCCCTGGTGCAGACCTTTGGGCACGTGGAG TTCATCCTCAAGCACGAGAAGTTCCAGCACCTGCGGGAGGTCGAGCGCTTCCCCAACAGCTTCAACCCCCACGTCCCCGGCACCCTGGCCCTGCTCAAGAGCATCTTGTCGCAGGTGATCGAGAAGCACCAGCGCTCCACCTGGATCCACATCGGCGCGGATGAG GTCTTCCATCTCGGGGAGGGGATGGACTCCAAGAACTGGATGAGCCGCAACAAGGGTGACACGGGGACGATGTACCTGAAGCACGTCAAGGAGGTGCTGGGCTTCATCGCCACGCGGTACAGGGGGCTGCGGGCGCTCATGTGGGACGACATGCTGAGGAGGATCAGCGCGGGAGCCCTGCGGG aGTCCGGCATAGCCAAGCACGTCTCGCCCGTGGTGTGGTTCTACGCGCCCGACTTCGAGGCGGAGCAGATCG GGCCGTTCCTCGCCAAGTACGCGGCGGGCGGCTTCGAGGCGGTGTGGTTCGCCGGCGCCTTCAAGGGCACGACGGGCCCGGCACAGAGCTGGCCCCCCCTCCGCCACCACCTGCAGAACCAGCTCCGCTGGCTGGAGGTGATGCAGGCGCTGCCGCGCCTGGCCCCGCTGCGCTGCCAGGGCATCGTCCTCACCGGCTGGCAGAG gTACGATCACTACTCGGTGCTCTGCGAGCTGCTGCCCGTCGGCATCCCCTCGCTGGCCGTCTGCCTGCAGACCCTGGTGCACG gggGCTTCACGGAAGAGGCGAAGAGGAAGGTGCTGGACACACTGGGCTTCCAGAGcatgcagctggagcagagcacgTG CGAGGGCAGGGGAGCGTTCCCCGGCGTGGAGATCTACCGCAAGGTCGAGCAGGTCCGTGGCCACCTGCGGGAGAGCATCCTCGAGGCCCTGGAAGAGGACAG GTGGTCCCCGCGCCCCCCACTCCCCTCGTGCCTCCCCAGCGCCGTCAAGGGCTGGTTCAGCCCCTACCACCGCAAGCGCCAGTTCGGCAACCCCCGCAACATGGAGCGCTTCGGCAGCAAGGTGCTGAA gctccacgAGGACTGGGAGAGCTTCGTCCGCGACCTGCGTGCCCACCTGGAGAGGGTCTACTTCCCCGACGCGGTGGAGGAGTGGATGGAGGAGAACGTCAACCCCTACCTGGACCAGCTGCGGGACCTGGTGCGGGACTACCGGGCCATCATCCGCCTCAACGCCAGGCCCAAGGTGACACTggggctgtga
- the LOC142363230 gene encoding hexosaminidase D-like isoform X3: MAVQRSHRLNLLCLLVLLVVALAGVRFLLRDSFTLELHKHVSKDSGFWGDTGDAGRATGPQSQALELSAAKITAPRQERGQQVPRDVSATEMRLVHLDLKGAAPRVSYLAQVFPLLSQLGANGVLIEYEDMFPFRGELEILKSPYAYSEEDVERIQQLAELHKLEVVPLVQTFGHVEFILKHEKFQHLREVERFPNSFNPHVPGTLALLKSILSQVIEKHQRSTWIHIGADEVFHLGEGMDSKNWMSRNKGDTGTMYLKHVKEVLGFIATRYRGLRALMWDDMLRRISAGALRESGIAKHVSPVVWFYAPDFEAEQIGPFLAKYAAGGFEAVWFAGAFKGTTGPAQSWPPLRHHLQNQLRWLEVMQALPRLAPLRCQGIVLTGWQRYDHYSVLCELLPVGIPSLAVCLQTLVHGGFTEEAKRKVLDTLGFQSMQLEQSTCEGRGAFPGVEIYRKVEQVRGHLRESILEALEEDRLHEDWESFVRDLRAHLERVYFPDAVEEWMEENVNPYLDQLRDLVRDYRAIIRLNARPKVTLGL; encoded by the exons ATGGCCGTCCAGCGGAGCCACCGGCTGAACCTGCTGTGCCTCCTCGTGCTGCTGGTTGTGGCCTTGGCCGGCGTCAGGTTCCTCCTCCGTGACAG ctTCACCCTGGAGCTGCACAAGCACGTCAGCAAGGACAGCGGGTTCTGGGGGGACACAGGTGACGCTGGCCGGGCCACCGGCCCCCAGAGCCAGGCGCTGGAGCTCTCTGCGGCGAAGATAACGGCCCCGAGGCaagagcgtgggcagcaggtccccaGGGACGTCAGTGCCACCGAGATGCGGCTGGTCCACCTGGACCTCAAGGGAGCTGCACCCAGGGTCTCCTACCTGGCACAG GTGTTCCCCCTCCTGTCCCAGCTGGGAGCCAACGGCGTCCTCATCGAGTACGAGGACATGTTCCCCTTCAGGGGGGAGCTGGAAATCCTCAAGTCCCCGTACGCCTACAG CGAGGAGGACGTCGAGCGGATCCAGCAGCTGGCGGAGCTCCACAAGCTGGAGGTGGTTCCCCTGGTGCAGACCTTTGGGCACGTGGAG TTCATCCTCAAGCACGAGAAGTTCCAGCACCTGCGGGAGGTCGAGCGCTTCCCCAACAGCTTCAACCCCCACGTCCCCGGCACCCTGGCCCTGCTCAAGAGCATCTTGTCGCAGGTGATCGAGAAGCACCAGCGCTCCACCTGGATCCACATCGGCGCGGATGAG GTCTTCCATCTCGGGGAGGGGATGGACTCCAAGAACTGGATGAGCCGCAACAAGGGTGACACGGGGACGATGTACCTGAAGCACGTCAAGGAGGTGCTGGGCTTCATCGCCACGCGGTACAGGGGGCTGCGGGCGCTCATGTGGGACGACATGCTGAGGAGGATCAGCGCGGGAGCCCTGCGGG aGTCCGGCATAGCCAAGCACGTCTCGCCCGTGGTGTGGTTCTACGCGCCCGACTTCGAGGCGGAGCAGATCG GGCCGTTCCTCGCCAAGTACGCGGCGGGCGGCTTCGAGGCGGTGTGGTTCGCCGGCGCCTTCAAGGGCACGACGGGCCCGGCACAGAGCTGGCCCCCCCTCCGCCACCACCTGCAGAACCAGCTCCGCTGGCTGGAGGTGATGCAGGCGCTGCCGCGCCTGGCCCCGCTGCGCTGCCAGGGCATCGTCCTCACCGGCTGGCAGAG gTACGATCACTACTCGGTGCTCTGCGAGCTGCTGCCCGTCGGCATCCCCTCGCTGGCCGTCTGCCTGCAGACCCTGGTGCACG gggGCTTCACGGAAGAGGCGAAGAGGAAGGTGCTGGACACACTGGGCTTCCAGAGcatgcagctggagcagagcacgTG CGAGGGCAGGGGAGCGTTCCCCGGCGTGGAGATCTACCGCAAGGTCGAGCAGGTCCGTGGCCACCTGCGGGAGAGCATCCTCGAGGCCCTGGAAGAGGACAG gctccacgAGGACTGGGAGAGCTTCGTCCGCGACCTGCGTGCCCACCTGGAGAGGGTCTACTTCCCCGACGCGGTGGAGGAGTGGATGGAGGAGAACGTCAACCCCTACCTGGACCAGCTGCGGGACCTGGTGCGGGACTACCGGGCCATCATCCGCCTCAACGCCAGGCCCAAGGTGACACTggggctgtga